Proteins found in one Promicromonospora sukumoe genomic segment:
- a CDS encoding alpha/beta hydrolase family esterase produces MSTTTASPRPAPDGRRGHGQRRPGRRAALLTALALAASGLAGPVGATTAAAAPAPAAPSAHPLRSAGCGTDPGQEPGSSVLRTLTSDGRERTVQLHLPDGYRSDRAWPVVLVFHGRGNTGAGTEAFSGLDALPAIVAYGNGVIGTGDGDRQAWEGAPYSAPGVDDIAYTNDLLDTLERDLCVDPRRVYATGKSNGAGFTGILACELSDRIAAIAPVAAAFYGTGHPDCDPARPVPVIDFHGTDDVTIPYAGDPDRGLPAIPDWVGGWAGRNGCATGPDVEQTAFDVTTSRWTDCDRGAEVTHVAVLGGGHTWPGEDSYSGGGYATHSIEAHEVLWEFLGDERLPVRFLTGAAS; encoded by the coding sequence ATGTCAACGACGACAGCATCACCCCGACCCGCGCCCGACGGACGACGAGGGCACGGCCAACGGCGGCCGGGCCGGCGCGCGGCGCTCCTGACCGCGCTGGCGCTCGCCGCCTCCGGCCTGGCCGGCCCGGTCGGCGCCACGACGGCGGCGGCCGCGCCCGCACCGGCCGCGCCATCTGCCCACCCCCTGCGCTCCGCGGGCTGCGGCACCGACCCCGGCCAGGAGCCGGGCAGCAGCGTGCTGCGCACCCTGACCAGCGACGGCCGCGAGCGCACCGTCCAGCTCCACCTGCCGGACGGCTACCGCAGCGACCGGGCATGGCCCGTCGTCCTGGTGTTCCACGGCCGCGGCAACACAGGCGCGGGCACGGAGGCGTTCTCCGGCCTGGACGCGCTGCCCGCGATCGTCGCGTACGGCAACGGCGTGATCGGCACCGGCGACGGCGACCGGCAGGCCTGGGAGGGCGCGCCGTACTCGGCCCCCGGCGTCGACGACATCGCGTACACGAACGACCTGCTGGACACCCTGGAGCGGGACCTGTGCGTGGACCCGCGGCGCGTGTACGCGACCGGCAAGTCCAACGGCGCGGGCTTCACGGGCATCCTGGCGTGCGAGCTGTCCGACCGGATCGCCGCGATCGCCCCGGTGGCCGCCGCGTTCTACGGCACGGGCCACCCGGACTGCGACCCGGCGCGGCCGGTGCCGGTGATCGACTTCCACGGCACGGACGACGTGACCATCCCGTACGCGGGCGACCCGGACCGCGGCCTGCCCGCGATCCCGGACTGGGTGGGCGGCTGGGCCGGGCGCAACGGCTGCGCCACGGGGCCCGACGTCGAGCAGACGGCGTTCGACGTGACCACGTCCCGCTGGACGGACTGCGACCGGGGCGCCGAGGTGACGCACGTGGCGGTGCTCGGCGGCGGGCACACCTGGCCGGGGGAGGACAGCTACTCCGGCGGCGGGTACGCGACGCACAGCATCGAGGCCCACGAGGTGCTCTGGGAGTTCCTGGGCGACGAGCGGCTGCCGGTCCGGTTCCTCACCGGGGCGGCGTCATGA
- a CDS encoding cystathionine beta-synthase, producing MQYVNSVVDLVGNTPLVRLTHVTEGVTSATVLVKLEYLNPGGSSKDRIAGRIIDAAEREGKLLPGGTIVEPTSGNTGVGLALVAQQRGYRCVFVLPDKVGEDKRNVLTAYGAEVVVTPTAVAPDSPESYYSVSDRLVREIPGAFKPDQYSNPNGPRSHYETTGPEIWRDTDGRVTHFVAGVGTGGTITGTGRYLREVSGDTVRIAGADPEGSVYSGGTGRPYLVEGVGEDFWPSAYDPGVPHEIIAVSDAESFAMTRRLAREEGILVGGSSGMAVVAALRAARDLSADDVVVVLLPDGGRGYLGKIFNDTWMRSYGFAPAIEDHTVADVLAAKADRTPPLLYVHQTDTVREAIDRMTRSGVSQLLVLTAEPPVVLGEIAGAVHEDELLDGVFAGKANLSDEVGGLIGRPLQLIGVNEPVGTLRAALADETALLVTDGGKALGVVSRSDLLDYLAV from the coding sequence GTGCAGTACGTCAATTCTGTCGTTGACCTTGTCGGCAACACCCCCCTGGTCCGGCTCACCCACGTGACCGAGGGCGTCACCAGCGCCACCGTGCTGGTCAAGCTCGAGTACCTCAACCCCGGCGGCTCCTCGAAGGACCGCATCGCGGGCCGCATCATCGACGCCGCGGAGCGCGAGGGCAAGCTGCTGCCGGGCGGCACCATCGTGGAGCCCACGTCGGGCAACACCGGCGTGGGCCTCGCCCTGGTGGCACAGCAGCGCGGCTACCGCTGCGTCTTCGTGCTCCCCGACAAGGTGGGCGAGGACAAGCGCAACGTCCTGACCGCGTACGGCGCGGAGGTCGTGGTCACGCCGACGGCGGTCGCACCCGACAGCCCCGAGTCGTACTACTCGGTGAGCGACCGGCTGGTGCGCGAGATCCCCGGCGCCTTCAAGCCCGACCAGTACTCCAACCCGAACGGCCCCCGGTCGCACTACGAGACCACCGGCCCGGAGATCTGGCGCGACACCGACGGGCGCGTGACGCACTTCGTCGCCGGCGTCGGCACGGGCGGCACCATCACCGGGACCGGCCGCTACCTGCGCGAGGTCTCGGGCGACACGGTGCGCATCGCCGGCGCCGACCCCGAGGGCTCGGTCTACTCGGGCGGCACCGGCCGCCCGTACCTGGTCGAGGGCGTGGGCGAGGACTTCTGGCCGTCCGCCTACGACCCGGGCGTGCCGCACGAGATCATCGCGGTCAGCGATGCCGAGTCGTTCGCGATGACGCGCCGGCTGGCGCGCGAGGAAGGCATCCTCGTGGGCGGGTCCAGCGGCATGGCCGTCGTCGCGGCCCTGCGGGCGGCGCGCGACCTGAGCGCCGACGACGTCGTCGTGGTCCTGCTGCCCGACGGCGGCCGCGGCTACCTCGGCAAGATCTTCAACGACACCTGGATGCGGTCCTACGGCTTCGCGCCGGCCATCGAGGACCACACCGTCGCGGACGTGCTGGCCGCCAAGGCCGACCGCACCCCGCCCCTGCTCTACGTGCACCAGACCGACACGGTGCGGGAGGCGATCGACCGCATGACCCGGTCCGGCGTCTCCCAGCTGCTCGTGCTCACCGCGGAACCACCCGTGGTGCTCGGCGAGATCGCCGGCGCCGTGCACGAGGACGAGCTGCTCGACGGGGTGTTCGCCGGCAAGGCGAACCTGTCGGACGAGGTGGGCGGCCTGATCGGCCGGCCCCTGCAGCTCATCGGCGTCAACGAGCCGGTCGGGACGCTGCGCGCGGCCCTGGCCGACGAGACCGCACTGCTCGTGACCGACGGCGGCAAGGCCCTCGGCGTGGTCTCGCGCTCCGACCTGCTCGACTACCTCGCGGTCTGA
- a CDS encoding helix-turn-helix domain-containing protein: MSTRERDNRLLLRARDAIDRDYAAPLDVPTLARIAHVSPSHFSRSFRATFGETPHRYLQRRRLERAMALLRNTATPVTEVALLVGSNSLGTFSRTFRDVVGVSPTEYRRRTRPVAAPVCFVKSWMRPAG; this comes from the coding sequence ATGTCGACGCGCGAGCGGGACAACCGGCTGCTGCTGCGCGCCCGGGACGCCATCGACCGCGACTACGCCGCGCCGCTCGACGTGCCGACCCTGGCCCGGATCGCGCACGTCTCGCCGTCCCACTTCAGCCGCAGCTTCCGGGCGACGTTCGGCGAGACGCCGCACCGCTACCTGCAGCGACGCCGGCTGGAGCGCGCGATGGCGCTGCTGCGCAACACGGCCACGCCGGTGACGGAGGTTGCGCTGCTGGTGGGGTCCAACAGCCTGGGCACGTTCAGCCGCACGTTCCGGGACGTCGTCGGCGTCTCCCCGACGGAGTACCGGCGGCGGACCCGGCCGGTCGCCGCCCCCGTGTGCTTCGTGAAGAGCTGGATGCGGCCGGCGGGCTGA
- a CDS encoding FadR/GntR family transcriptional regulator, with protein sequence MTQGRASFSEQLADDIVQLIRSESLGPGDVLESSRDLAKRFAVTTPTVREALRRLEATGVVELRHGSGTYIGPGIERSVLANPHRPHITRSSVIELVQARLVIEPGIAALAASARDAAALQRLEAAAATALQPPVHGFRPALNFHVELAAASGNGLLRETVEALLHVRASEQTEIRFRYDDRQRDHAEHLEILAAVRDGDGAAAERLTRAHLTTIRESLEAADFGEVAP encoded by the coding sequence ATGACTCAAGGTAGAGCCTCCTTCTCCGAGCAGCTCGCGGACGACATCGTCCAGCTGATCCGCTCCGAGAGCCTCGGCCCCGGCGACGTGCTGGAGTCCTCCCGCGACCTGGCCAAGCGGTTCGCCGTCACGACGCCCACGGTCCGGGAGGCCCTGCGGCGGCTGGAGGCGACCGGCGTGGTCGAGCTGCGGCACGGCTCCGGCACCTACATCGGCCCGGGCATCGAGCGGTCGGTGCTGGCCAACCCGCACCGGCCGCACATCACGCGCTCCTCGGTGATCGAGCTGGTCCAGGCCCGCCTGGTGATCGAGCCGGGCATCGCCGCCCTCGCCGCGAGCGCCCGTGACGCCGCCGCCCTGCAGCGGCTGGAGGCCGCGGCGGCGACGGCGCTGCAGCCGCCGGTGCACGGGTTCCGGCCGGCGTTGAACTTCCATGTGGAGCTGGCGGCGGCGTCGGGCAACGGGCTGCTGCGCGAGACGGTGGAGGCGCTGCTGCACGTGCGGGCGTCGGAGCAGACGGAGATCCGGTTCCGGTACGACGACCGGCAGCGGGACCACGCGGAGCACCTGGAGATCCTGGCCGCAGTGCGCGACGGCGACGGCGCGGCCGCCGAGCGGCTGACGCGGGCGCACCTGACCACGATCCGGGAGTCGCTGGAGGCGGCGGACTTCGGGGAGGTGGCCCCGTGA
- a CDS encoding VOC family protein, with protein sequence MFKNISITAVTVLDQDEALDFYVGKLGFEVSNDVDMGFMRWLTVSLPSDPDRHLLLEVPGPPSLSEEVAAQVRDLVTKGALGVACILTTDDCRRTYTDLRAKGVEFTEEPVEQPYGIDCALRDPFGNHIRITQPATGPVNVTDEDIARWNADQRS encoded by the coding sequence ATGTTCAAGAACATCTCCATCACCGCCGTGACCGTGCTCGACCAGGACGAGGCCCTCGACTTCTACGTCGGCAAGCTCGGGTTCGAGGTCAGCAACGACGTCGACATGGGCTTCATGCGCTGGCTGACCGTCTCCCTGCCGTCGGACCCGGACCGCCACCTGCTCCTGGAGGTGCCGGGCCCGCCGTCCCTGAGCGAGGAGGTCGCGGCGCAGGTCCGGGACCTGGTGACCAAGGGTGCGCTCGGGGTCGCGTGCATCCTGACCACCGACGACTGCCGGCGCACCTACACCGACCTGCGCGCGAAGGGCGTCGAGTTCACCGAGGAGCCCGTCGAGCAGCCGTACGGCATCGACTGCGCCCTGCGCGACCCGTTCGGCAACCACATCCGCATCACGCAGCCGGCGACCGGCCCGGTGAACGTCACCGACGAGGACATCGCGCGCTGGAACGCGGACCAGCGGAGCTGA
- a CDS encoding LLM class flavin-dependent oxidoreductase, translating into MNVPNFGDFADPRAVATVARAAEDAGWDGLFVWDHVVHRKESRRGQPFGDPWMLLTAAALATSTIRLGTLVTPVARRRPEQLARQVATLDVLSGGRVVFGAGLGGPVEDEFGSFGDETDPVVLAEKLDEGLGLLARYWAGERVDHDGPHYRVRDVEILPATAQRPRPPVWVGGFWPARRPFRRAARWDGVVPLFASGHGVPPTPGEVREVTGYVSEHRAAQGSSGGVLPSDGALPSGAVGPFEVVVGGLTTPEAAADVVGPLAEAGATWWDERGLYESPDLYSLPTVLRRVEAGPPRL; encoded by the coding sequence GTGAACGTCCCCAACTTCGGCGACTTCGCCGACCCGCGCGCCGTCGCCACCGTGGCGCGCGCCGCCGAGGACGCCGGCTGGGACGGCCTGTTCGTCTGGGACCACGTGGTCCACCGCAAGGAGTCGCGCCGCGGCCAGCCGTTCGGCGACCCGTGGATGCTGCTCACCGCCGCGGCGCTCGCGACGTCGACGATCCGGCTCGGCACGTTGGTCACGCCCGTGGCCCGACGGCGCCCCGAGCAGCTCGCCCGCCAGGTCGCGACCCTCGATGTGCTCAGCGGCGGCCGCGTGGTCTTCGGTGCCGGGCTGGGCGGGCCCGTCGAGGACGAGTTCGGCAGCTTCGGCGACGAGACCGACCCCGTGGTGCTCGCGGAGAAGCTCGACGAGGGCCTCGGCCTGCTCGCCCGGTACTGGGCGGGGGAGCGCGTCGACCACGACGGCCCGCACTACCGGGTGCGCGACGTCGAGATCCTCCCCGCCACGGCCCAGCGCCCCCGGCCCCCGGTGTGGGTCGGCGGCTTCTGGCCGGCCCGCCGGCCGTTCCGGCGGGCGGCGCGGTGGGACGGCGTCGTGCCGCTGTTCGCGTCCGGGCACGGTGTGCCGCCCACGCCCGGCGAGGTCCGCGAGGTCACTGGCTATGTGTCCGAGCACCGGGCGGCGCAGGGCTCGTCCGGCGGCGTCCTCCCGTCCGACGGTGCCCTCCCGTCAGGCGCCGTCGGCCCGTTCGAGGTCGTCGTCGGCGGGCTGACGACGCCGGAGGCGGCGGCCGACGTCGTCGGGCCGCTGGCCGAGGCCGGGGCGACCTGGTGGGACGAGCGCGGCCTGTACGAGTCGCCGGACCTCTACTCCCTGCCGACGGTCCTGCGCCGGGTCGAGGCCGGCCCGCCCCGGCTCTGA
- a CDS encoding GNAT family N-acetyltransferase, with product MSAPSDAAAGSRPDATSDVGPRAVTSVREAGAADWPVIWPIVQEVVRAADTFAYEPTMGEADARAGWLEAPRRVVVAERDGVVVGTANMYPNRPGPGSHIASGSIMVDRAVRGSGAGRALVEDMIAWAAREGFAAIQFNAVVDTNAAAVHLYESLGFVTLGIAPGAFRHPELGDVGLRIMWRDLSDLRTADAGGEA from the coding sequence ATGAGCGCACCCAGCGACGCCGCAGCCGGCTCCCGTCCTGACGCCACGTCCGACGTCGGGCCCCGGGCCGTGACCAGCGTGCGGGAGGCCGGCGCCGCGGACTGGCCCGTCATCTGGCCGATCGTCCAGGAGGTCGTGCGCGCCGCCGACACCTTCGCGTACGAGCCCACCATGGGCGAGGCCGACGCCCGCGCGGGGTGGCTGGAGGCGCCGCGGCGCGTCGTCGTCGCCGAGCGTGACGGCGTGGTGGTCGGCACCGCGAACATGTACCCCAACCGGCCGGGTCCGGGCAGCCACATCGCGTCGGGCAGCATCATGGTCGACCGAGCGGTGCGCGGCTCCGGCGCCGGCCGCGCGCTGGTCGAGGACATGATCGCCTGGGCCGCCCGCGAGGGCTTCGCCGCGATCCAGTTCAACGCCGTGGTCGACACGAACGCCGCCGCCGTGCACCTGTACGAGAGCCTCGGCTTCGTCACCCTCGGCATCGCGCCCGGCGCGTTCCGGCACCCCGAGCTGGGCGACGTCGGCCTGCGGATCATGTGGCGCGACCTGAGCGACCTCCGCACGGCCGACGCCGGGGGCGAGGCCTGA
- a CDS encoding creatininase family protein translates to MSAPYLLAEMTTAEAADAVARGTVVVIPAGALEQHGPGMALGTDLVRAEGVVAQVAANLPGQVVVGPSIPVGVSPHHMAFAGTVTLTTTTFAAVVREYVTSLHRHGWTRFLVVTGHGGNNATLTTVAQDLLVSHPGVQLAWSPLTSLAGDAVAAMEPSAVHGHSGEAETAQMLHLAPHLVHTDRLEPGTTTPDQLDDVSRTARRHAQPALTLPYDRLSPNGVLGDPRRATAEDGAAIVKAIVDRITTFLTEWPPA, encoded by the coding sequence GTGAGCGCTCCGTACCTTCTGGCGGAGATGACGACGGCGGAGGCGGCGGACGCCGTCGCGCGCGGCACGGTCGTGGTGATCCCGGCCGGGGCGCTGGAGCAGCACGGCCCGGGCATGGCGCTCGGCACGGACCTGGTGCGGGCCGAGGGTGTGGTGGCGCAGGTCGCCGCGAACCTGCCCGGCCAGGTGGTGGTGGGGCCGTCGATCCCCGTGGGGGTCTCGCCGCACCACATGGCGTTCGCGGGCACGGTCACGCTGACGACGACGACGTTCGCCGCCGTCGTGCGCGAGTACGTGACCAGCCTGCACCGGCACGGCTGGACCCGGTTCCTGGTGGTCACCGGGCACGGGGGCAACAACGCGACGCTGACGACGGTGGCGCAGGACCTGCTCGTGTCCCACCCGGGCGTGCAGCTCGCCTGGTCGCCGCTGACGTCGCTCGCGGGCGACGCCGTGGCCGCCATGGAGCCCAGCGCCGTGCACGGGCACTCCGGCGAGGCCGAGACCGCGCAGATGCTGCACCTCGCGCCCCACCTGGTGCACACCGACCGGCTGGAGCCGGGCACCACCACCCCGGACCAGCTCGACGACGTCTCCCGCACGGCGCGCCGCCACGCGCAGCCCGCCCTGACCCTGCCGTACGACCGGCTCAGCCCCAACGGCGTGCTCGGCGACCCGCGCCGCGCCACCGCCGAGGACGGCGCCGCGATCGTCAAGGCGATCGTCGACCGCATCACGACCTTCCTCACGGAGTGGCCGCCCGCGTAG
- a CDS encoding MarR family winged helix-turn-helix transcriptional regulator, with protein MTSSIDRIEYEGMLFGRHLTTLPAGRSRRRGGLLDPSAYVLLSLLEAGGPSTIAELTAATGLDASTLNRQTAALRKAELAERFDDPEGGPARKLRLSEHGQQQLDEERQASRDSLADLVDDWPEEDRSQFAELLARCNRALEERSGRYWPRP; from the coding sequence ATGACGTCCTCGATAGATCGGATCGAGTACGAGGGCATGCTGTTCGGGCGACACCTGACGACGCTGCCGGCCGGCCGGTCGCGCCGCCGTGGCGGCCTGCTGGACCCGAGCGCCTACGTGCTGCTGAGCCTGCTGGAGGCCGGAGGGCCCTCCACCATCGCCGAGCTCACCGCCGCCACCGGCCTGGACGCCTCCACGCTCAACCGGCAGACGGCGGCGCTGCGCAAGGCGGAGCTCGCCGAGCGCTTCGACGACCCGGAGGGCGGGCCGGCGCGCAAGCTGCGGCTGTCCGAGCACGGGCAGCAGCAGCTCGACGAGGAGCGACAGGCGAGCCGGGACTCGCTCGCCGACCTCGTGGACGACTGGCCGGAGGAGGACCGGTCGCAGTTCGCCGAGCTGCTCGCCCGCTGCAACCGGGCGCTCGAGGAGCGGTCGGGGCGGTACTGGCCGCGGCCGTGA
- a CDS encoding MFS transporter, producing MTTTASRPAPPADGATPVTHPNRIVAILAIGGIVVAMTQTLVVPIVATLPTIFDAPASDTSWIITVTLLVGAICTPVSGRLGDLYGKKKMILISLIPLALGSAVCAVATTVPVMVTGRGLQGLATGFIPLGISMLHDLLPKERTAGAISLMSSSLGIGGALGLPFAAAVAEFASWRILFWLIAVCAVVVGVVVWRAIPAPAAPARVRAPFDYVGVLGLAAGLVALLLAVSKGAEWGWASPLVLGLFGGSVLVLLAWGWWELRTPAALVDLRTTARPAVLLTNLASIMIGFAMYAQSLILPQLMQAPSATGFGLGQSMLQMGLWMAPSGIAMTLMSPVGAQITRARGPKTTLVLGGLVMALGYGLSTLFMDTLVGLSVTAFVAAAGVGFAYGALPAIILGSVPASEKAAANGFNALMRSIGTSVSAAVIGVVLARMSTTFGEHTLPTESGFRVALLLGCGMAVVASAIAATVPVKGLGESAGGH from the coding sequence GTGACGACCACCGCGTCCCGCCCCGCGCCGCCCGCCGACGGCGCCACCCCCGTGACCCACCCGAACCGCATCGTCGCCATCCTGGCGATCGGCGGCATCGTGGTCGCGATGACCCAGACCCTCGTGGTCCCGATCGTCGCGACGCTGCCCACCATCTTCGACGCCCCGGCGTCGGACACGTCCTGGATCATCACGGTCACGCTGCTCGTCGGCGCCATCTGCACCCCGGTCTCGGGGCGGCTGGGCGACCTGTACGGCAAGAAGAAGATGATCCTGATCTCGCTGATCCCGCTGGCCCTCGGGTCCGCGGTCTGCGCCGTCGCGACGACGGTGCCCGTCATGGTCACCGGCCGCGGCCTGCAGGGCCTGGCCACCGGGTTCATCCCGCTCGGCATCAGCATGCTGCACGACCTGCTGCCCAAGGAGCGCACCGCCGGCGCCATCTCCCTGATGAGCTCGTCGCTCGGCATCGGCGGTGCCCTCGGCCTGCCGTTCGCCGCCGCCGTCGCGGAGTTCGCGAGCTGGCGCATCCTGTTCTGGCTCATCGCCGTGTGCGCCGTCGTGGTCGGCGTCGTCGTCTGGCGGGCGATCCCGGCCCCGGCCGCACCCGCGCGGGTCCGCGCCCCGTTCGACTACGTGGGCGTGCTCGGCCTCGCCGCGGGCCTCGTGGCCCTGCTGCTGGCGGTCTCCAAGGGCGCCGAGTGGGGCTGGGCGAGCCCGCTGGTGCTCGGCCTGTTCGGCGGCTCCGTCCTCGTGCTGCTGGCCTGGGGCTGGTGGGAGCTGCGCACGCCCGCCGCGCTGGTCGACCTGCGCACCACCGCGCGTCCCGCCGTGCTGCTCACCAACCTGGCCTCGATCATGATCGGGTTCGCCATGTACGCGCAGTCCCTGATCCTGCCGCAGCTCATGCAGGCGCCGTCCGCGACCGGCTTCGGGCTGGGCCAGTCGATGCTGCAGATGGGGCTGTGGATGGCGCCGTCGGGCATCGCGATGACCCTCATGTCGCCCGTGGGCGCGCAGATCACCCGGGCCCGCGGGCCCAAGACGACGCTCGTCCTGGGCGGCCTCGTGATGGCGCTCGGCTACGGCCTGTCCACGCTGTTCATGGACACGCTGGTTGGCCTGTCGGTCACGGCGTTCGTCGCGGCGGCCGGCGTCGGCTTCGCGTACGGCGCGCTGCCCGCGATCATCCTGGGCTCCGTGCCCGCGTCCGAGAAGGCCGCCGCGAACGGCTTCAACGCGCTGATGCGCTCCATCGGCACCTCGGTGTCGGCCGCCGTCATCGGCGTGGTCCTGGCGCGGATGAGCACCACGTTCGGCGAGCACACGCTGCCCACCGAGAGCGGCTTCCGTGTCGCCCTGCTGCTCGGCTGCGGCATGGCGGTGGTGGCGTCGGCCATCGCGGCCACCGTTCCCGTCAAGGGGCTGGGCGAGAGCGCCGGCGGGCACTGA
- a CDS encoding DUF2277 domain-containing protein — protein sequence MCRNITTLRGLEPAATDEEITAAALQFVRKVTGVTKVSDATRDPVERATAEIADIVTRLLDELPERRQPPKTVPPLRRAEVQARIAQRIKEREEHERMHELGIAHSH from the coding sequence ATGTGCCGAAACATCACCACGCTGCGCGGCCTGGAACCGGCCGCCACCGACGAGGAGATCACCGCCGCCGCGCTGCAGTTCGTGCGCAAGGTCACGGGCGTGACCAAGGTGAGCGACGCCACGCGCGACCCGGTGGAGCGCGCCACGGCGGAGATCGCCGACATCGTGACGCGCCTGCTCGACGAGCTCCCCGAGCGCCGTCAGCCGCCCAAGACGGTGCCGCCGCTGCGCCGGGCCGAGGTGCAGGCGCGGATCGCGCAGCGCATCAAGGAGCGTGAGGAGCACGAGCGGATGCACGAGCTGGGCATCGCGCACTCGCACTGA